A genomic stretch from Montipora foliosa isolate CH-2021 unplaced genomic scaffold, ASM3666993v2 scaffold_64, whole genome shotgun sequence includes:
- the LOC137990138 gene encoding TNF receptor-associated factor 5-like, with protein sequence MNLDMSQTTPEPAFNCRFSLPVDQQLLCSICYNTMLKPVSLNCGHSGCFECLKELTKKVMAPKCPMCRKDFQAANICVNIALDHVTRALSVECLSVGCGWKGGYGNASEHFSNCPKLPIKCSNVECQHVVAREDMPIHAVSCMKRKIQCLDCKKHVKWEMLHEHQAGQCDNAVIPCPLNCGSAFSRGKITLHLCDCRERATLCKVPGCKRILKKKDVTSHLIEAATSHYVLQLNEIKRLRRLIYNKKSQLETVVTEVESVASFRWIFENFPEMTRDQGDAMGNEPITSDQYGCEGHTWRGLFRSNGSLFLQLLSASHPVTAEIRIVMMPATENEKVFHSDIVTLSEGEMWGTDVHANGFVDENGRLEIKFIIYYLSI encoded by the exons ATGAATCTTGACATGTCTCAAACAACACCTGAGCCAGCATTCAATTGTCGCTTTTCATTACCTGTTGATCAACAATTGCTCTGTTCCATTTG TTACAACACAATGCTTAAGCCCGTCAGCTTAAATTGTGGCCATTCTGGATGTTTCGAATGTCTAAAGGAACTTACAAAGAAAGTCATGGCGCCTAAATGCCCAATGTGCCGAAAGGACTTTCAGGCTGCAAATATATGCGTGAACATTGCGCTGGACCATGTAACCCGTGCACTGTCGGTTGAGTGCCTAAGTGTTGGTTGCGGTTGGAAAGGAGGGTATGGAAATGCATCTGAGCATTTTTCGAACTGCCCGAAACTTCCCATAAAATGCAGCAATGTTGAATGTCAACACGTGGTGGCTCGCGAAGACATGCCGATTCATGCTGTGTCATGCATGAAGAGAAAGATCCAATGTCTTGACTGCAAGAAGCATGTTAAGTGGGAAATGCTTCATGAACATCAAGCAGGCCAATGTGACAATGCTGTCATACCATGTCCATTAAATTGCGGGAGCGCATTTTCAAG AGGCAAGATAACTCTTCATTTATGCGATTGTCGGGAAAGGGCTACACTTTGCAAAGTACCTGGATGcaaaaggattttgaaaaagaaggatGTGACCAGTCATCTGATTGAAGCAGCCACATCCCACTACGTCCTCCAGCTGAATGAGATAAAACGTCTCCGAAGGCTAATATACAACAAG aAGAGCCAATTAGAAACGGTGGTGACTGAGGTGGAAAGTGTTGCCTCCTTTCGGTGGATATTCGAAAACTTCCCAGAAATGACAAGGGATCAAGGAGATGCAATGGGAAATGAGCCTATTACAAGTGACCAATACGGATGTGAAGGGCACACGTGGCGGGGACTGTTTAGGAGTAATGGGAGTTTGTTCCTGCAGCTACTCTCAGCCTCTCATCCAGTCACTGCAGAAATCAG GATTGTGATGATGCCTGCAACAGAAAACGAGAAAGTGTTCCATTCAGACATTGTCACATTAAGTGAAGGAGAGATGTGGGGTACAGACGTACATGCCAATGGTTTTGTTGACGAAAACGGACGGCTggaaattaaatttattatttattatttgagTATATGA
- the LOC137990139 gene encoding uncharacterized protein, whose product MITLRVSKKGQNMFICLKKRETISSLLNEQFLSLGNEINPEEVIQNVKLNLQNIKAIKIQRQMLEDTRTLKEKQDAELKLSEIADAGKEVLASPAAAAEIVSVTAAEAETATDTLNPAKSAGEAAVGYTAPRTDNILSFPPTQQQRHISVKLIKLSGSMVILTVAETRCIGSILTSHERDTGVKVRVYSGENISVVVPTSTIFKDIAGNDKQILLRLERE is encoded by the exons atgattaccctaaggGTATCGAAaaaaggacagaatatgtttatttgtttgaaaaaaagagaaactatttcgagccttcTTAACGAACAATTTCTATCCCTAGGCAATGAAATCAACCCAGAGGAAGTCATACAGAACGTCAAATTAAACCTTCAAAACATTAAGGCTATTAAAATACAAAG GCAAATGTTGGAGGACACAAGGACTCTAAAAGAGAAACAAGATGCTGAACTGAAATTATCG GAAATAGCTGATGCAGGAAAAGAG GTGCTTGCATCACCAGCGGCTGCAGCAGAAATAGTTTCAGTCACTGCAGCAGAAGCAGAAACAGCAACAGACACATTGAATCCAGCAAAATCAGCAGGGGAAGCAGCAGTTGGGTACACAGCACCCAGAACTGACAACATTCTTTCATTTCCTCCG ACACAACAACAACGCCATATCTCTGTGAAGCTCATCAAACTATCTGGAAGTATGGTAATACTGACGGTCGCTGAAACAAGATGCATAGGG aGCATACTAACATCTCACGAAAGAGACACTGGTGTAAAGGTGCGCGTATACAGCGGAGAGAACATCTCCGTTGTAGTCCCAACCAGCACAATATTCAAAGATATTGCTGGAAATGATAAGCAAATCCTCTTGAGGCTGGAGAGAGAGTAA